A genome region from Nocardioides cynanchi includes the following:
- a CDS encoding M36 family metallopeptidase, with amino-acid sequence MHPTRNRSLAVAAIGGTVLAVSMLGLPSQAATGGNSARSQNSAVRGGESTARTPGYYDVRQLSGVALVKANRQEVTSRTKSDSAYFRSLGGQSIISFDPLTHTPRDFGRLDGFLTGTSSASARTIAMNYVRSHLAALGLTSADLSTFRFHQDYVDGIGVHNLSWTQSVRGATVFGNGLQVKVTGKGQVLAVQGSPVSGLAKLAAAAPSAGRVTADSARTSSARDVRGTVQPAAVAASRGGSSASTVWSNHDFAKRVWFLTPQGLRPAWSTYVQSSAGAYQHVVDAVTGRVLYRHSNSDSATGDAQVFPYYPGAPKGGKATVVNMVKKGWIKKHATFLKGTSVIAWDDLNDDNKINAGEKTPLPGTKHRAQFTLKPFHSSPLCSKHFKCTWNPNAPFSWKKNRKADATQAFYLASNFHDYLAKAPISFTAAAGNFSRKGGDPVMLNALDGANTSSIAGLPDGNHIDNANMSTPPNGTPPTMQMYLWHVPGTTSDPATGDPFVPTSSAFDASVEYHEYTHGLSNRLVIDANGNSTLNDIQAGSMGEAWSDYYAMDYLVTKGLVHDTAKAGQVFEGKYLMAAKAPFRTMAIDCPVGSKAPGCLSGFDGVTQGGYTYGDFPTITGGPEVHGSGEVWAQTLWDLRKAFGHKVADTLITRGMSLSANDPDMLDMRNAILRADLVAYGRSHTAQIWKIFANRGMGFFAGSVNSADAHPGQDFHTPPPASRPHDGTVAGFVHDPTTGDPVAGAVVTVTGQGDQYTDTTGSNGFYEIDNLVTGRYAKVVASAPGYFGDSHPATAVSFGDFTGADLSNFQITRDWAATSGGASVADFTGPDFSAFGCGPDQALDTSLTAGWGSTTGDDQGDTTNVFVPKTLTVQLPKAVNITTFGVDPTATCGDGGSASTGAYKIETSTNGSSFVEAASGAFTSADRGHLNSVALNPGTGTGVKFVRFTILGNQTPDFATNCPDGAFSGCAFTDLTELAVFGS; translated from the coding sequence GTGCATCCCACCAGGAACAGATCGCTCGCGGTCGCCGCCATCGGCGGCACCGTGCTCGCGGTCAGCATGCTTGGGCTACCGAGCCAGGCCGCAACCGGCGGCAACTCGGCTCGGTCTCAGAACTCCGCGGTCCGGGGCGGTGAGTCCACCGCCCGCACCCCCGGCTACTACGACGTACGCCAGCTCAGCGGGGTCGCCCTCGTCAAGGCCAACCGCCAGGAGGTGACCAGCCGCACCAAGAGCGACTCGGCGTACTTCCGAAGCCTGGGCGGCCAGTCGATCATCTCGTTCGACCCGCTCACCCACACCCCGCGCGACTTCGGTCGGCTCGACGGCTTCCTGACCGGTACGTCGTCCGCATCGGCTCGGACCATCGCGATGAACTACGTGCGCAGCCACCTCGCGGCGCTCGGGCTCACGTCGGCCGACCTGTCGACGTTCCGCTTCCACCAGGACTACGTCGACGGCATCGGCGTGCACAACCTGTCCTGGACGCAGTCGGTCCGCGGCGCCACCGTCTTCGGCAACGGCCTGCAGGTCAAGGTGACCGGCAAGGGCCAGGTCCTCGCCGTCCAGGGCAGCCCGGTCTCCGGTCTGGCCAAGCTGGCCGCGGCCGCGCCCTCGGCCGGTCGGGTGACCGCGGACTCCGCGCGCACGTCCTCGGCCCGCGACGTGCGTGGCACCGTCCAGCCCGCCGCGGTCGCCGCGTCGCGGGGTGGCTCGTCTGCCTCGACCGTCTGGTCGAACCACGACTTCGCCAAGCGGGTCTGGTTCCTGACCCCGCAGGGCCTGCGCCCGGCGTGGTCGACCTACGTCCAGAGCTCGGCGGGTGCCTACCAGCACGTCGTCGACGCGGTCACCGGACGGGTCCTCTACCGCCACTCCAACTCCGACAGCGCCACCGGTGACGCCCAGGTGTTCCCGTACTACCCGGGTGCCCCCAAGGGCGGCAAGGCGACCGTGGTCAACATGGTCAAGAAGGGGTGGATCAAGAAGCACGCCACCTTCCTCAAGGGCACCAGCGTCATCGCCTGGGACGACCTGAACGACGACAACAAGATCAACGCCGGTGAGAAGACGCCGCTGCCGGGCACCAAGCACCGCGCCCAGTTCACGCTCAAGCCCTTCCACTCGTCGCCGCTGTGCTCCAAGCACTTCAAGTGCACCTGGAACCCCAACGCGCCGTTCTCCTGGAAGAAGAACCGCAAGGCCGACGCCACCCAGGCGTTCTACCTCGCCAGCAACTTCCACGACTACCTCGCGAAGGCGCCGATCAGCTTCACCGCGGCCGCCGGCAACTTCTCCCGCAAGGGCGGGGACCCGGTCATGCTGAACGCGCTGGACGGTGCCAACACCAGCTCGATCGCCGGTCTGCCCGACGGCAACCACATCGACAACGCCAACATGAGCACCCCGCCGAACGGCACGCCGCCGACCATGCAGATGTACCTGTGGCACGTGCCCGGCACCACGTCCGACCCCGCGACGGGCGACCCGTTCGTCCCGACCAGCTCGGCGTTCGACGCGAGCGTGGAGTACCACGAGTACACCCACGGTCTGTCCAACCGCCTGGTGATCGACGCCAACGGCAACTCGACCCTGAACGACATCCAGGCCGGGTCGATGGGTGAGGCGTGGAGCGACTACTACGCCATGGACTACCTGGTCACCAAGGGCCTCGTCCACGACACCGCCAAGGCCGGTCAGGTCTTCGAGGGCAAGTACCTCATGGCCGCCAAGGCGCCGTTCCGCACCATGGCGATCGACTGCCCGGTCGGCTCCAAGGCGCCGGGCTGCCTGTCCGGCTTCGACGGAGTGACCCAGGGTGGCTACACCTACGGTGACTTCCCGACCATCACCGGTGGTCCCGAGGTGCACGGCAGTGGCGAGGTGTGGGCCCAGACCCTCTGGGACCTGCGCAAGGCGTTCGGGCACAAGGTGGCCGACACCCTGATCACCCGCGGCATGTCGCTGTCCGCCAACGACCCCGACATGCTGGACATGCGCAACGCGATCCTGCGTGCGGACCTCGTGGCCTACGGCCGTAGCCACACCGCGCAGATCTGGAAGATCTTTGCGAACCGTGGCATGGGCTTCTTCGCGGGCTCGGTGAACTCCGCCGACGCCCACCCGGGCCAGGACTTCCACACGCCGCCGCCGGCCTCCCGGCCGCACGACGGCACCGTGGCGGGCTTCGTCCACGACCCGACGACCGGTGACCCGGTTGCCGGTGCGGTGGTGACGGTGACCGGTCAGGGCGACCAGTACACCGACACGACCGGTTCCAACGGGTTCTACGAGATCGACAACCTCGTGACCGGGCGTTACGCCAAGGTGGTGGCTTCGGCCCCCGGCTACTTCGGCGACTCGCACCCGGCCACGGCTGTCAGCTTCGGTGACTTCACCGGGGCCGATCTCAGCAACTTCCAGATCACCCGTGACTGGGCCGCCACCTCCGGTGGCGCCTCCGTCGCGGACTTCACCGGACCGGACTTCTCCGCGTTCGGCTGTGGTCCGGACCAGGCGCTGGACACCAGCCTGACCGCAGGCTGGGGCAGCACCACCGGTGACGACCAGGGCGACACCACCAACGTCTTCGTCCCGAAGACGCTGACGGTGCAGCTTCCGAAGGCCGTGAACATCACGACGTTCGGCGTCGACCCGACCGCCACCTGCGGTGACGGAGGCAGTGCCTCCACGGGTGCCTACAAGATCGAGACGTCGACCAACGGCAGCTCGTTCGTCGAGGCCGCGTCCGGTGCCTTCACGTCGGCCGACCGCGGGCACCTCAACTCGGTGGCGCTGAACCCCGGCACGGGCACTGGCGTGAAGTTCGTGCGTTTCACCATTCTGGGCAACCAGACGCCGGACTTCGCGACCAACTGTCCCGACGGTGCGTTCTCCGGCTGTGCCTTCACCGACCTGACGGAGCTGGCAGTCTTCGGCTCCTGA
- the rpsA gene encoding 30S ribosomal protein S1 produces MTSSTAYLSEIDAPQVAVNDIGSEEDFLAAIDATIKYFNDGDIVEGTIVKVDRDEVLLDIGYKTEGVIPSRELSIKHDVDPNDVVNVGDKVEALVLQKEDKEGRLILSKKRAQYERAWGTIEQVKEEDGVVEGTVIEVVKGGLILDIGLRGFLPASLVEMRRVRDLQPYVGQVLEAKIIELDKNRNNVVLSRRAWLEQTQSEVRHGFLTQLQKGQIRKGVVSSIVNFGAFVDLGGVDGLVHVSELSWKHIDHPSEVVNVGDEVTVEVLDVDMDRERVSLSLKATQEDPWQHFARTHQIGQIVPGKVTKLVPFGSFVRVEEGIEGLVHISELAERHVEIPEQVVQVNDDVMVKIIDIDLERRRISLSLKQANETATAGDAEEFDPTLYGMAATYDEQGNYIYPDGFDPETGEWLEGFDEQRKVWEDQYAKAHARWEAHVKQQEEAKQAEVEASEATTYSSGTTDDVAEGEETGGSLASDEALQALREKLTGGAS; encoded by the coding sequence ATGACGAGCAGTACCGCCTACCTCTCGGAGATCGACGCGCCCCAGGTGGCCGTCAACGACATCGGCTCTGAGGAAGACTTCCTCGCCGCGATCGACGCCACCATCAAGTACTTCAACGACGGCGACATCGTTGAGGGCACCATCGTCAAGGTCGACCGGGACGAGGTCCTGCTCGACATCGGTTACAAGACCGAAGGCGTGATCCCCTCCCGTGAGCTGTCGATCAAGCACGACGTCGACCCGAACGACGTCGTCAACGTCGGCGACAAGGTCGAGGCCCTGGTCCTCCAGAAGGAGGACAAGGAAGGCCGGCTGATCCTGTCCAAGAAGCGCGCCCAGTACGAGCGCGCCTGGGGCACCATCGAGCAGGTCAAGGAAGAGGACGGCGTCGTCGAGGGCACCGTGATCGAGGTCGTCAAGGGCGGCCTGATCCTCGACATCGGCCTGCGTGGCTTCCTGCCCGCGTCGCTGGTCGAGATGCGCCGGGTGCGCGACCTCCAGCCGTACGTCGGCCAGGTGCTCGAGGCCAAGATCATCGAGCTGGACAAGAACCGCAACAACGTCGTGCTCTCGCGTCGTGCCTGGCTCGAGCAGACCCAGTCCGAGGTGCGTCACGGTTTCCTGACCCAGCTCCAGAAGGGCCAGATCCGCAAGGGCGTCGTGTCCTCGATCGTCAACTTCGGTGCCTTCGTGGACCTCGGTGGCGTCGACGGCCTGGTGCACGTCTCCGAGCTGTCGTGGAAGCACATCGACCACCCCAGCGAGGTCGTCAACGTCGGTGACGAGGTCACCGTCGAGGTGCTCGACGTCGACATGGACCGCGAGCGGGTCTCGCTGTCGCTCAAGGCGACGCAGGAGGACCCCTGGCAGCACTTCGCCCGGACCCACCAGATCGGCCAGATCGTGCCGGGCAAGGTCACCAAGCTGGTGCCCTTCGGCTCGTTCGTGCGCGTCGAGGAGGGCATCGAGGGCCTGGTGCACATCTCCGAGCTGGCCGAGCGCCACGTGGAGATCCCCGAGCAGGTCGTCCAGGTCAACGACGACGTCATGGTCAAGATCATCGACATCGACCTCGAGCGTCGCCGGATCTCGCTGTCGCTGAAGCAGGCCAACGAGACCGCGACCGCCGGTGACGCGGAGGAGTTCGACCCGACCCTCTACGGCATGGCCGCGACCTACGACGAGCAGGGCAACTACATCTACCCCGACGGCTTCGACCCCGAGACCGGCGAGTGGCTCGAGGGCTTCGACGAGCAGCGCAAGGTCTGGGAGGACCAGTACGCCAAGGCGCACGCTCGCTGGGAGGCCCACGTCAAGCAGCAGGAGGAGGCCAAGCAGGCCGAGGTCGAGGCCAGCGAGGCCACGACGTACTCCTCCGGGACCACCGACGACGTTGCCGAGGGCGAGGAGACCGGCGGCTCGCTGGCCTCCGACGAGGCGCTCCAGGCGCTCCGCGAGAAGCTCACCGGCGGCGCCAGCTGA
- a CDS encoding phosphotransferase family protein, producing the protein MDVPGLTPLAGGWSGETFLAEAGGERTVVRIYTPGRRDDAAPEIDASVLRLVRGLVPVPDVLEVRRGSAAADQPGLLVTAHLAGDRGDLVLPDLDRAGLASLGARLGTIAADLSGMPTLRAGRFLDASLTVGDFGVTGDLPGFVAESLSGPAWPADRLISLTRLAERAQDLSDTVGRTCLVHSDLNPKNLLVDRATLTVTGVLDWEFAHAGHPFTDLGNLLRFDRHPVYVEAVLRAWCERRGGSPEEALDLARAADLWALVDLASRAGDNPVADRAAGLLTAIAESGDLHAVPAGWTHRGAPA; encoded by the coding sequence ATGGACGTGCCCGGCCTGACCCCGCTGGCGGGCGGCTGGTCCGGCGAGACCTTCCTGGCCGAGGCCGGGGGAGAGCGCACGGTGGTCCGGATCTACACCCCGGGCCGACGCGACGACGCTGCGCCCGAGATCGACGCCTCGGTGCTGCGCCTGGTGCGCGGGCTGGTGCCGGTGCCCGACGTCCTGGAGGTACGACGTGGCTCGGCCGCCGCGGACCAGCCAGGCCTGCTGGTGACGGCTCATCTGGCGGGGGACCGGGGCGACCTCGTGCTGCCCGACCTCGACCGGGCCGGGCTGGCGAGCCTCGGGGCCCGGTTGGGCACGATCGCCGCGGACCTGAGCGGCATGCCGACGCTGCGGGCGGGGAGGTTCCTCGACGCGTCGCTGACTGTCGGCGACTTCGGGGTGACCGGCGACCTGCCCGGGTTCGTCGCCGAGAGCCTGTCCGGGCCGGCGTGGCCGGCCGACCGGCTGATCTCGCTGACCCGGCTCGCCGAGCGGGCCCAGGACCTGAGCGACACCGTGGGCCGGACCTGCCTGGTCCACTCGGACCTCAACCCGAAGAACCTCCTCGTCGACCGGGCCACGCTGACCGTCACCGGGGTGCTGGACTGGGAGTTCGCCCACGCGGGCCATCCGTTCACCGACCTGGGCAACCTGCTCCGCTTCGATCGGCACCCGGTCTACGTGGAGGCGGTGCTCCGGGCGTGGTGCGAGCGCCGCGGAGGCAGTCCGGAGGAGGCCCTCGACCTGGCCCGGGCCGCCGACCTGTGGGCGCTGGTCGACCTCGCGTCGCGGGCGGGGGACAACCCGGTGGCGGACCGGGCCGCCGGGTTGCTGACCGCGATCGCGGAGTCCGGTGACCTGCACGCCGTACCCGCCGGTTGGACGCATCGCGGCGCCCCCGCCTAG
- a CDS encoding class I SAM-dependent methyltransferase — protein MADHLPQRVRVERRPVDEAESRRANGPDWDRYADEYQATHGDFLGNTGFVWGPEGLTEDDAGVLGAVEGKDVLEVGSGAGQCSRWVRLRGGRSVGLDLSLRQLQHSRRLDEESGVAVPSVLGTATRLPFGPGTFDVVFCSFGALQFVADIDDAVAEVARVLRPGGRFAFSVTHPTRWSFPDDPSAAGLTAATSYWDRTPYVEVDDESGRVAYVEHHRTLGDWVGLLAGHDFRLVALVEPEWPEGHERVWGGWSQTRGRLIPGTAIFAADLPPG, from the coding sequence GTGGCGGACCACCTGCCCCAGCGCGTGCGGGTCGAGCGCCGCCCCGTGGACGAGGCCGAGTCGCGTCGCGCCAACGGCCCGGACTGGGACCGGTACGCCGACGAGTACCAAGCAACGCACGGCGACTTCCTCGGCAACACCGGCTTCGTGTGGGGTCCGGAGGGACTGACCGAGGACGACGCCGGTGTCCTCGGCGCGGTGGAGGGCAAGGACGTGCTGGAGGTCGGCTCCGGCGCCGGCCAGTGCTCGCGCTGGGTCCGCCTTCGGGGCGGCCGGTCGGTAGGGCTCGACCTGTCCCTGCGCCAGCTCCAGCACTCGCGCCGGCTGGACGAGGAGTCGGGGGTGGCGGTGCCGTCGGTGCTCGGGACGGCGACCCGGCTCCCGTTCGGGCCGGGCACCTTCGACGTGGTGTTCTGCAGCTTCGGCGCGCTCCAGTTCGTCGCCGACATCGACGACGCCGTGGCCGAGGTCGCGCGGGTGCTCCGGCCAGGTGGCCGGTTCGCCTTCTCGGTCACGCACCCGACCCGGTGGAGCTTCCCCGACGACCCGTCGGCCGCCGGCCTGACCGCGGCCACGTCGTACTGGGACCGCACGCCGTACGTCGAGGTCGACGACGAGAGCGGCCGGGTGGCCTACGTCGAGCACCACCGCACACTGGGCGACTGGGTCGGTCTGCTGGCCGGGCACGACTTCCGACTGGTCGCCCTGGTCGAGCCGGAGTGGCCCGAGGGGCACGAGCGTGTCTGGGGAGGCTGGTCGCAGACCCGCGGACGGCTCATCCCCGGGACGGCGATCTTCGCCGCCGACCTGCCGCCGGGCTGA
- a CDS encoding DUF3068 domain-containing protein: protein MKKVWPAWLLLFLGAFLLTTAGVAKFWAPGEAERTPLNSYQRTYLTGTADKLDAATGKVETNLPVKITNITQIDPNKSHGDVVVFVTSTCVNIDTDNPPDCLRYSKQDPRLISNTQSNWAADRVTALAVEDPSVTNAQPVQGLTNKWPFNNKPITYPVWDDVTKKAFPATYVGNVTVQGVNCRQYHQVISHAPIDLGHGIKGFYNLDETYTIDQRTGKIIDQKLHDVRTLKDGGGVALDLSAEYTPQTIADNVKTAKDGAAQLKLIETTLPLVGLVVGLICLVVGGLLLRRRRGAGSDGSADQPVELSRS from the coding sequence ATGAAGAAGGTCTGGCCTGCCTGGCTGCTCCTGTTCCTCGGCGCGTTCTTGCTGACCACGGCGGGGGTCGCCAAGTTCTGGGCTCCCGGCGAGGCCGAGCGCACCCCCTTGAACTCCTACCAGCGCACCTACCTCACCGGGACCGCCGACAAGCTCGACGCGGCCACCGGCAAGGTCGAGACCAACCTCCCGGTGAAGATCACCAACATCACCCAGATCGACCCGAACAAGAGCCACGGCGACGTGGTCGTGTTCGTGACCAGCACCTGCGTGAACATCGACACCGACAACCCGCCGGACTGCCTCCGGTACTCCAAGCAGGACCCGCGGCTGATCAGCAACACCCAGTCCAACTGGGCCGCCGACCGGGTGACCGCGCTGGCCGTCGAGGACCCGTCGGTCACCAACGCCCAGCCCGTGCAGGGTCTGACCAACAAGTGGCCGTTCAACAACAAGCCGATCACCTACCCGGTCTGGGACGACGTCACCAAGAAGGCGTTCCCCGCGACGTACGTCGGCAACGTCACCGTGCAGGGCGTCAACTGCCGGCAGTACCACCAGGTGATCTCCCACGCCCCGATCGACCTGGGGCACGGCATCAAGGGCTTCTACAACCTCGACGAGACCTACACGATCGACCAGCGCACCGGGAAGATCATCGACCAGAAGCTGCACGACGTCCGGACCCTGAAGGACGGTGGCGGCGTCGCCCTGGACCTGAGCGCCGAGTACACGCCGCAGACGATCGCCGACAACGTCAAGACCGCCAAGGACGGCGCCGCGCAGCTGAAGCTGATCGAGACCACGCTGCCGCTGGTCGGTCTCGTCGTCGGGCTGATCTGCCTGGTCGTCGGTGGCCTGCTGCTACGCCGGCGGCGGGGCGCGGGCTCGGACGGCTCGGCCGACCAGCCGGTCGAGCTCTCGAGGTCCTGA